One region of Acidimicrobiales bacterium genomic DNA includes:
- a CDS encoding SURF1 family protein → MRSWRFLLGPLWILSHLLVVLLAVVMVNLGFWQLHRLDERKAENALIEARQERDPVALDDVLTADADDATVDELRARPVTLEGRYDDDATVTVHNRTQDGVPGDWMVTPLVLEGGDRVGVIRGFVGLGPEGDPYPAAAPEGRVEVEGAVMVPRLQDRTVRKDLEDLLAAPDTLPVLVRAEESDPPEPAAAAEDGSSDPRETLVPLPPPELSERNHLSYAFQWFIFSTIAVVGYPLVLRRVLQRRGKEADDAGGDGDDNGGDGAERVGASGAAT, encoded by the coding sequence GTGCGTTCCTGGCGCTTCCTGCTCGGCCCCCTTTGGATCCTGTCGCACCTGCTGGTGGTGCTGCTCGCGGTGGTGATGGTGAACCTCGGGTTCTGGCAGCTGCACCGGCTCGACGAGCGGAAGGCCGAGAACGCCCTCATCGAGGCTCGCCAGGAGCGGGATCCCGTCGCCCTCGACGACGTCCTCACTGCGGACGCCGACGACGCCACGGTCGACGAGCTGCGGGCCCGCCCGGTCACCCTGGAGGGCCGCTACGACGACGACGCCACCGTCACCGTCCACAACCGCACCCAGGACGGCGTGCCCGGCGACTGGATGGTCACGCCTCTGGTGCTCGAGGGCGGCGACCGGGTGGGCGTCATCCGGGGGTTCGTGGGCCTGGGTCCCGAAGGTGACCCCTACCCGGCCGCGGCGCCCGAGGGTCGGGTGGAGGTCGAGGGCGCGGTGATGGTGCCCCGGCTCCAGGACCGCACCGTCCGCAAGGACCTCGAGGACCTGCTGGCCGCGCCCGACACGCTGCCCGTCCTGGTGAGGGCCGAGGAGTCCGACCCGCCCGAGCCGGCGGCCGCCGCCGAGGACGGCAGCAGCGACCCCCGCGAGACCCTCGTCCCCCTGCCGCCGCCCGAGCTGAGCGAGCGCAACCACCTGTCGTACGCGTTCCAGTGGTTCATCTTCTCGACGATCGCGGTGGTCGGCTATCCGCTGGTGCTCCGCCGGGTGCTCCAGCGGCGGGGCAAGGAGGCCGACGACGCGGGCGGCGACGGCGATGACAACGGCGGCGACGGGGCCGAGCGGGTCGGAGCCTCCGGTGCCGCCACCTGA
- a CDS encoding TetR/AcrR family transcriptional regulator, whose translation MPPPEAEATRERILGSAYLRLADEGLTQATVEGIAHEAGLSRATIYRHFPGGKDELIEAVISWEVGRFFTRLGEATDDAPDFTTWLSGGMLAARRQLDEHTVLQQLLEDEADQLVPRLVTVMPIILGVLREQLAQRLADERLRPGVELQEAAELLARLMVSFIGTPGAWHLDDPEQVDKLVRTQLLAGILPDP comes from the coding sequence GTGCCGCCACCTGAGGCCGAAGCCACCCGCGAGCGCATCCTCGGGTCGGCCTACCTCCGGCTGGCCGACGAGGGGCTGACACAGGCGACGGTGGAGGGCATCGCCCACGAGGCGGGGCTGTCCCGGGCCACGATCTACCGGCACTTCCCCGGGGGGAAGGACGAGCTGATCGAGGCGGTGATCTCCTGGGAGGTCGGCCGGTTCTTCACCCGCCTCGGCGAGGCGACCGACGACGCCCCCGACTTCACCACCTGGCTGAGCGGGGGGATGCTCGCCGCCCGCCGGCAGCTCGACGAGCACACCGTGCTGCAGCAGCTGCTGGAGGACGAGGCCGACCAGCTGGTGCCCCGCCTGGTGACGGTGATGCCGATCATCCTGGGGGTCCTGCGGGAGCAGCTGGCCCAGCGCCTGGCCGACGAGCGCCTGCGTCCGGGGGTCGAGCTGCAGGAGGCGGCCGAGCTGCTGGCCCGCCTGATGGTCTCCTTCATCGGCACCCCCGGGGCCTGGCACCTCGACGACCCCGAGCAGGTCGACAAGCTCGTCCGCACCCAGCTCCTCGCCGGCATCCTGCCCGACCCGTAG